In Aeromicrobium wangtongii, the DNA window TCAGCGCGAGGTCCCCCAGGGTCAAGTGACGCTGGGCCTGACGTTTTGACGGCGACACGCCGTGCGTGTCGGTCAGAACGTCAGGCCCAGCGGGGTGTCAGTGCTTCTTGGAGCGACGCGGGACGAGGTGCATGATCGCGACGACGATCGCGCCGACCACGGCACCGATGACCGCCGAGGCACCGGTGTTGACCAGCCAGCCGACCGCCCCGCCGCCGGCGTCTTCCTCCCAGTGGTGGACGTGCTCGTACGGCCAGTGCCAGCCGAGATCGTCGACGCCCACCAGCAGGATGTGGCCACCGACCCACAGCATCGCGACGATACCGACGCTGGACAGCACGCGCAGGAAGATCGGCATGCCCCGCACCAGACCGCGGCCCACCTTCTGCGAGATCTTCGACGACCGCTCGGCCAGGTGCAGCCCGATGTCGTCCATCTTCACGATCAGGCCGACCACGCCGTACACGAGGATCGTGATCAAGAACGCCACCACGATCAGGATCGCCGCGCGGGACAGGAAGGGCTCGTCAGCGACCTCGTTGAGGGCCAGCACCATGATCTCGGCCGACAGGATCAGGTCGGTGCGGATGGCGCCGGCGGCCATCGCGTCCTCGTGGTCGGCCCCACCCGCGGCGACCGGCTCGACCGGCTCCTCGTGGTGGCCCGGGCCGAACTTCTCCCAGATCTTCTCGGCCCCCTCGAAGGCCAGGTACGTCCCGCCGACCATCAGGATCGGCGTGAGCAGCCAGGGCACGAACTGGCTGAACAGCAGCGCCAGCGGCAGGATGATCAGCAGCTTGTTGCGCAGCGACCCGATCGCGATGCGCTTGATGACGGGCAGCTCCCGCGAGGGGTTGAAGCCCTGGACGTACTGCGGGGTGACCGCGGTGTCGTCGATCACGACGCCCGCCGACTTCGCGCTGGCCCGGGCCGCTGCGGCACCGATGTCGTCGACCGAGGCGGCCGCGAGCTTGGCCATCGCCGCGATGTCGTCGAGCAGGGCGACCAGTCCGCCGGCCATCAGGCGGCTCCCACGAGATTCATGAGATCAAGAGTAGGGCGTGGCTACTAGCGCGCGGCCCAGAAGGCGAGCAGCGCCTCGGTGGCGTCGGCCTCGCTGAGCGGTCCGCGGTCCATCCGCAGGTCCAGCAGGAACCGGTAGGCCTCGCCGACCTCGGGACCGGGCTCGATGCCCAGGATCGACATGATCTGGGCACCGTCGAGATCGGGCCGGATGGAGCCGAGCTCCTCCTGCTCGGCGAGGACGGCGATGCGGTGCTCCAGCTCGTCATAGGTCCGCTGCAGCCGCAGCGCCTTGCGCTGGTTGCGGGTCGTGCAGTCGGCGCGGGTCAGGATGTGCAGCCGCTCGAGCTGGTCCCCGGCGTCACGGACGTACCGCCGCACGGCCGAGTCGGTCCACTCGCCGGAGCCGTAGCCGTGGAACCGCAGGTGCAGCTCGATCAGCGTGGCGACCTGGTCGATGACGTCATTGCTGTAGCGCAGGGCCTTGAGCCGCTTGCGCGCCATCTTGGCACCGACGACGTCGTGGTGGTGGAACGTCACCGTCCCGCCCTCGACGAAGCGTCGCGTGCGCGGCTTGCCGATGTCGTGCAGCAGCGCGGCGAGCCGGATCACCAGGTCCGGCGCCGTCTCCAGCCGGTCCTCCAGGGCGATCGCCTGCTCCAGCACGATCAGGGAGTGCTCGTAGACGTCCTTGTGGCGGTGGTGCTCGTCGCGCTCCAGGATCAGGGCCGGCAGCTCGGGCAGCATCTGCTCGGCCAGGCCGGTCTCGACCAGGAGCCGCAGACCATCGACGGGACGGTCGCTGAGCAGCAGCTTGTCGAGCTCGTCGCGGATGCGCTCGGCCGAGACGATCTCGAGGCGCTCCGCCATCCGGGTCATCGCGGCGACGACCTCCGGCGCGGCGGTGAAGCCCAGCTGGGCGGCGAACCGGGCGGCGCGCATCATCCGCAGCGGATCGTCGCTGAACGACTGCTCGGGGGTGACGGGCGTGCGCAGCACCTGGGCGTCGATGTCGGCGAGGCCGCCGAACAGGTCGACGAACTCCCGCGACGGCAACCGGATCGCCATCGCGTTGACCGCGAAGTCACGCCGCGAGAGATCACCGTCGAGGGTGTCGCCGAACCGGACCTCCGGCTTGCGGGACGCCTCGTCGTAGGCATCGGTGCGGTAGGTGGTGATCTCCAGCTGGTGATCGCCCTTGCGCAGCCCGATCGTGCCGAACTCGCGGCCGATGTCCCAGATCGCGTCGGCCCAGGAGGCGGCGATGCTCTCGATCTGCTCGGGACGTGCGGAGGTCGTGAAGTCCCAGTCGTTGCCCGGGCGTCCGAGGACGGCGTCACGGACCGGTCCACCCACGATGGCCAGCTCATGACCGGCGGCCTCGAACAGCGCACCGACCTCGGCCAGGAACGGGTTGGCGTCGAGCTCGGCGTCGATCCTGGCCCGACGGTCGGGGGTCAGCGAGGTCGGGGGCACAGGGAGACACTCTATCGGGCGGGCCGTCGGGCCCCTACGTCTAGCATGTCCGGGTGAGCAGCCGCCGGTCCACGATCCTCGTCGCGCTGCTCGTGACGACCCTCGCGGCGCTCGTCGGCGGTGTGCCGGCCACCGCGGCCGACGATGATCCCGACCTGCGGGTCGCGATCCGCACGCTCGATCCGACTCTTCTGGCACCGGGCCGCGACGTGACGATGACCGGAACGGTCACGAATGCCGACCAGCACAGCTGGACCGCCGCGCAGGCCTATCTGGTGATCCCGGCGTCCCCGTTCACGACCCGTGCCCAGATCAACCGGGCCATGAGCAATGGCAGCTCCTACACCGGTGAGCGAGTCGTCGAGGTCGGCGCGTTCGACGAGCTCGGCGACCTCGCACCCGGCCAGTCCGTGGACTTCAGCATCGAGGTCCCGTACGAGCAGCTCGGGATCAGCGGCGCGGAAGGCGTCTACCCCGTGGGCGTGCAGATCCTGGCGACCGACGAGGACGGCAGCCGCAGCCAGAACGCGGTCGCCCGCGCGACGACCTTCCTGCCGCTGGTGTCATCGGCCCGCGAGCCCGTGCCGACATCGATCGTGTGGCCCTTCCTGATGCCCGACTGGCGTGACGTCCGCGGCCACTACGTCGATCCGGAGGGCCTGCTCGCCGCCGTGGGACCCGGAGGCCGCCTGCGCAACCTGCTCGACCTGGCTGCCAGCACCCCGGCCGACGGGGCCACGGTCGTGATCGACCCGGCCCTGCTGGTCGGGGTGGACGACGTGGCCCACGGCCGCCACGTGGACCGGGACATCGAGATCACCGAGGAGCAGAAGGCGGCCGCGGAGACGTTCCTGACCGATCTGTTGGTGTTCACCCGCTTGCGCAGCCCGTGGATCCTGGACTTCGACCGCCCGGACGTCCTGGCGCTGGCCGACAACCCGGCCCTGCGCGAGCCCCTCCAGGAGACGATCGACCGGGCGACCGAGCAGGCCCTGACCACCTACCAGATCAGCGGCCGGCGGGTGTCCTGGCCGACGCGTGACGGCGTGACCCGCACCCTGCTGGGCAAGCTGCGCGGCAACGGCGACAGCCCGGTCATCGTGACGCCCCGCTCGCTGCCGGGCTGGGAGCAGCGGCTCGGCACCCTGGTCAAGTACGAGAGCCCCAGCGGACCGGTGCCGCTGGTGGTCGACGACATCGACTCCGGCGACACCCCCGGCGAGGACTCCGTCGTCGCCCTGCGCCAGCGCCTGCTCAGCCAGGCCTCCCTGGCGGTGCTGGAACGCTCCCTCGACCCGCAGTCACAGGCCGATGCCGTCGTGCTGGTCGATCCGCAGTGGGATCCGGGCAGCGATTGGAGCGCCGGCGAGCTCGCCACGGCCTTCGCGGCGCCGTTCGCGCAGCCCACGAACCTGGACTCGCAGCTGACCCGTGCGCTGCCGGCGTACGAGGGAGGTGTGCCCACCCGGGCCAAGGCCCGCCCGCTCTCGTCCCGGCAGCTGCGCGCCGCGAACGAGATCGTGACGAAGGGCCGACTGCTGAGCGCGATCCTCTCCGACAGCGCGGCCGTCGACACCGCCGTCGAGCGGGACGCCGCCGAGGCGCTGGCGGTGCGCTGGCGCCTGCGGCGCACCGAAGGGCTGGACGTCGCACGGGCCCGGGCGCGCACCACGGGAGCATTGCTCGACAAGATCTCGATCGAGGCACCCTCCTCGGTCACCCTGTCCAGCTCCAAGGGCGGCTTCCCGCTGACCATCCGCAACGAGACGGATGAGGCGATCCGCATCGGGGTCGACCTGGAGTCCAGCAATCCTGCCCTCTCGATCCCCGCGGTCGAGCCGGTCGCCATCGCGGCAGGCGAGCGCCGGACGCTGACGGTGCAGGTCGACCTGGGCAGCCAGCGCGCGACCTTCCTGACCGCGCGCCTGACGGCCCGCGACGGACAGCCCGTCGGGGACACCACGACGTTCAAGGTCCGGTCGAGCAGCATCAGCACGGTGCTGTGGATCGCGATGGGCGCTGCCGGGGTGTTCGTCCTGGTGGCCCTCGGCCGCCGGTTCATCCGACGCCGCAGCAGCACCTCCACCGAGCAGCCGG includes these proteins:
- a CDS encoding CCA tRNA nucleotidyltransferase, which gives rise to MPPTSLTPDRRARIDAELDANPFLAEVGALFEAAGHELAIVGGPVRDAVLGRPGNDWDFTTSARPEQIESIAASWADAIWDIGREFGTIGLRKGDHQLEITTYRTDAYDEASRKPEVRFGDTLDGDLSRRDFAVNAMAIRLPSREFVDLFGGLADIDAQVLRTPVTPEQSFSDDPLRMMRAARFAAQLGFTAAPEVVAAMTRMAERLEIVSAERIRDELDKLLLSDRPVDGLRLLVETGLAEQMLPELPALILERDEHHRHKDVYEHSLIVLEQAIALEDRLETAPDLVIRLAALLHDIGKPRTRRFVEGGTVTFHHHDVVGAKMARKRLKALRYSNDVIDQVATLIELHLRFHGYGSGEWTDSAVRRYVRDAGDQLERLHILTRADCTTRNQRKALRLQRTYDELEHRIAVLAEQEELGSIRPDLDGAQIMSILGIEPGPEVGEAYRFLLDLRMDRGPLSEADATEALLAFWAAR
- a CDS encoding DUF6049 family protein translates to MSSRRSTILVALLVTTLAALVGGVPATAADDDPDLRVAIRTLDPTLLAPGRDVTMTGTVTNADQHSWTAAQAYLVIPASPFTTRAQINRAMSNGSSYTGERVVEVGAFDELGDLAPGQSVDFSIEVPYEQLGISGAEGVYPVGVQILATDEDGSRSQNAVARATTFLPLVSSAREPVPTSIVWPFLMPDWRDVRGHYVDPEGLLAAVGPGGRLRNLLDLAASTPADGATVVIDPALLVGVDDVAHGRHVDRDIEITEEQKAAAETFLTDLLVFTRLRSPWILDFDRPDVLALADNPALREPLQETIDRATEQALTTYQISGRRVSWPTRDGVTRTLLGKLRGNGDSPVIVTPRSLPGWEQRLGTLVKYESPSGPVPLVVDDIDSGDTPGEDSVVALRQRLLSQASLAVLERSLDPQSQADAVVLVDPQWDPGSDWSAGELATAFAAPFAQPTNLDSQLTRALPAYEGGVPTRAKARPLSSRQLRAANEIVTKGRLLSAILSDSAAVDTAVERDAAEALAVRWRLRRTEGLDVARARARTTGALLDKISIEAPSSVTLSSSKGGFPLTIRNETDEAIRIGVDLESSNPALSIPAVEPVAIAAGERRTLTVQVDLGSQRATFLTARLTARDGQPVGDTTTFKVRSSSISTVLWIAMGAAGVFVLVALGRRFIRRRSSTSTEQPADDDD
- a CDS encoding DUF808 domain-containing protein — translated: MAGGLVALLDDIAAMAKLAAASVDDIGAAAARASAKSAGVVIDDTAVTPQYVQGFNPSRELPVIKRIAIGSLRNKLLIILPLALLFSQFVPWLLTPILMVGGTYLAFEGAEKIWEKFGPGHHEEPVEPVAAGGADHEDAMAAGAIRTDLILSAEIMVLALNEVADEPFLSRAAILIVVAFLITILVYGVVGLIVKMDDIGLHLAERSSKISQKVGRGLVRGMPIFLRVLSSVGIVAMLWVGGHILLVGVDDLGWHWPYEHVHHWEEDAGGGAVGWLVNTGASAVIGAVVGAIVVAIMHLVPRRSKKH